One stretch of Mangifera indica cultivar Alphonso chromosome 9, CATAS_Mindica_2.1, whole genome shotgun sequence DNA includes these proteins:
- the LOC123226194 gene encoding psbP domain-containing protein 6, chloroplastic, with product MACLFSPIFSASNAPKPSHSLERTSHQSNCKDFTLTLLPRREILRGLAIFPLTATTLFKQPSSAEAKEVEVGSYLPKSSSDPSFVLFKASPKDTPALRAGNVQPYEFILPPTWKQTRVANILSGNYCQPKCAEPWVEVKFEDENQGKVQVVASPLIRLTNKPNATIEEIGTPEKLIASLGPFVTGNSYDPDELLETSVEKIGNQT from the exons ATGGCTTGTCTGTTTTCACCCATATTCTCTGCCTCCAACGCACCAAAACCTTCACATTCACTTGAAAGAACATCTCATCAGAGTAATTGCAAAGACTTCACTCTCACTCTGTTACCCAGAAGAGAAATCTTGAGAGGACTCGCAATATTTCCACTCACTGCAACTACACTCTTCAAACAACCTTCCTCTGCTGAAGCCAAAGAGGTCGAAGTGGGCTCCTATCTCCCTAAATCTTCATCTGATCCTTCCTTCGTTCTTTTTAAAGCCTCCCCTAAAGACACCCCTGCTCTTCGCGCTG GAAATGTGCAGCCCTATGAGTTCATTCTCCCTCCGACCTGGAAACAGACCCGTGTAGCCAACATATTATCAGGGAATTATTGCCAACCCAAGTGTGCAGAGCCTTGGGTTGAAGTCAagtttgaagatgaaaatcAGGGTAAAGTCCAAGTGGTGGCTTCACCTTTGATACGCCTTACCAACAAGCCAAATGCAACAATTGAAGAAATTGGGACCCCTGAGAAATTGATTGCTTCTCTTGGTCCTTTTGTCACTGGAAACTCCTATGACCCTGATGAGCTCTTAGAAACATCTGTGGAAAAAATTGGGAACCAGACG TAA